The sequence agtcatggcaatcctcctggcacttaactgcatacactatatttctctgtttgggccaggggacccgatccttggggtggaccagttctggtgcagtgtgttttggggtttaaaagcaactcagacacggtgtttggaaatacacgtctcaactgttccaacactccgccacatacagaatcaccactgctttacgcttaggcagctgttatccttctcctctctacaattggctggtgtactgtttgagcgtcttcctggctttgacaaacacccagttaggattaaaaaaagaaaagaagatagCTTTCTTGTTGTTTCCATAGACAATTACCTATCATAACAGTTACCTAGACTGCCAGCTTTTCAGTTATGTTATTCTGTTTACTTTCAGATCAGCCGTGGTCAACAGTGAGCATCACCCAGATTGTTCAGTGTGCACCTTTGAGTTGCCCTCAGACAAAATGATGCACTGCTGTTGCAGCACTTAAGATGATACTTGGatctgtgatttaaaaaaaaaaaattatgtagcCTATAGTAATTGAAAGAGTCATGATTTTTTCTTGTCCTCCTTCCTGTTAAATTTTCAGAcctgttttatttttgtattccCAAGATATGAGCTTGAACTGAAGGAGGAATTCATCAAGAGGACGGAAAAGCTGACGGAAAACGAGACCAGAAACAAAggtttgttgttgagttttatctgCAGAGCCACAGCTTGCAGTTTTGAGGAAAGAGAAAATAATTTGGGCTCCTTCTTTGGATTTTCTAAAGATGCAAGTGGTCAGAATGTCAAAACAAAAATATCTTGTTATTATTAGGATATTCTCCAAGCTTTTGTTGCTCTCCAGTATACTCCGACCAGAGTATTTTCTTTTCAAATTTACCAATATATCAGTGTGTGAAAGAGGTATTAATGACATGCTTGGGTCAATATCACCGTAGCGGGCCATTCAGCCCTCATAATACTCCCATTCCCCTTATGTCCTGTCATAAATGGTAGACACTCAAGTTGTAGAAATATATATTAGCTGAGCTCCCACACATATATTCAGATAATTATGGGCCAATATTCGGAGAATAAACCATACGATATGTCCACCCTCTGATGGACATATACGTATACTGTTAAATATGTTTTCATTGCAATATTGAGATGAAAATTACATTTTCTGAAAGGGATGAAGTCCCTTTAATAACAAGGTTATTTATTTGCTTTCGAATTatagataaataaaatattttatgtatgccctgtgatggcctggcggcctgtccagggtgtctccctgcctgccgcccaatgactgctgggataggctccagcatccccgcgaccctgagagcaggataagcggtttggataatggatggatgtttctgcATAACTTCCTAGTAACCTGTGATTGAATAACCttcacatatctatatatatctatatatatatctatatatatatatagatagatagatagatatatagatatatatatatatacatttttttttcagttgaatcTGCTCGCATACAAAAGGAGATGGCTGTAATTGATGCCAAAACAGAAGCGCACAACAAAGTCTGTGCTGAGCTGCGAAGGTTGCAGGTGAATCAATCAATGCCTCAAAATATTTGTTGCCGTCCAGGGTGTTGTACATAGTGAGAAATATTCTCTCTGTAGAGCATTTGACACAATAGTTCAATCTTATTTTGTTACGTTTTAATTAAGATCCTTTCTTCATTTTGTACTGTATGAATCTGTTGCAGTTTTGTATTGAATATCAATTTAGCCACCATGCCCACCTCATCTCCTCCTTCTCACGCTGCTCTTTGTTGTTCTGTTTAGACTGAGCTGGACACTTCACAGCAGCAGGTTTCTCTGCTGAATCAACAGAAGGAGCTGCTGAGAGAGAGGCTGGAGACCATGAGCGACTACTCCACCCTTAAGAGAGATAAGGTGGAGCTCCAGGGGCAGCTGCGGCTGCTGAAGAAACAGCTAGAGGAGGCCCAGGAGGAAAATGGGCTCCTCCGTGCAGGTGAGGAAGGGACACTTTTTGGGACGTCCCAGATGTCAAGCTTACTGTCTCCTTCTTCCACATCCCGCTATCGATATCAGCTTTATTTTGTCTGGGAAGACTATACCACAACTTCCTTTCGTGTCAGGAGCGATTTAATTGCTGCGAGCTATTTCTTTGGATTTGTAGCCTGTGCATTTGTAGCCTTTCAAAAGCGAGAGAAGTCAGGTTCCTCCGATGCTTTCAGAGGGCTGGCACTGTGAGTCAGCGTGAGCTGTCAAAGGATTCACTCTAGTGTGAAGCGTTTGGTCTTGTTATCTGTCCAGCTGCTTCTGGCTCGGTGGTTGAGTCATGTTTGGATGTGTCTCGCCTGTCAATGTGGGGCCTCTGGTGCTGTTTGTAGCTTCACAGACAACCTTCTGCAGAGAAAATGGGGAAGGGAGGTGAGGTGATTATTTGAGTGGAGAGGAGAAATAAGTGCAGCGAGGAGGGACAggggagctctctctctctctctctctctctctctctctctctctctctctctctctctctctctctctctctctctctctctctctctctctctctctctctctctccccgtggtGGAGAACCAATGTTTTACCTCTATCCGAGGGACACAATGTTCTCGCTGTTAGAGGACAGAGACGGAGGATTAGCACTCCTCTGTCCTCATCGCTAACAGTCGACTTCATTAACCGTGCCACACCATGTGGTCCGCTCGCAGCACAATACATCCAATTCAGAGTGCCAAGTCAGCCAAATGCATACAGGCAAGGACATGAACCAGAGCCCGTTGGACTGACCCGATAAGTCAGACCTCACCTCCTACTTATTACTTGATGCTTTTGGCACAAGTGTTAATCGGAATTTTTTTCCGCAAATACATATAAGATGAAATTTTCCCCTACTCGGCCGTGGAAGAGAAACTTCCCAGTTTATGCTGTGCTGTCACAGATTATGTTCTGACGGATAACACCCTCTCTCAGATTCAGGCAAGCCGTCGAAAGAACAGCTGGTCCTGCAGATGGAGCTGAGGAGGCTTCAGAGCGCTCGCAGGCTGGACGAGGAGGAGTTTGACAACCAGAAGCAGGTGCTGCAGGCGCAGCTCCAGAGCGAGGTCAGTCACACTGCGGCCTTCTCACAAAGTGTGAGAAACAAAGCGGTCCGCTCTTCTCTCGAGCAAATCCGCCTCGCCTCTGAGGGTTGCGTTTTGAATCGCAGCTCCGTTGCGCATCTGGGTTTTCACCGAGCCAGACTCGGTGTGTGTAAAAAGGGtggcaggttgttgtttttttttgtgtgcgagTGCGTTATGTGCCGTTTGTAGACTTTGTCTGCTGTTTTTAACAGGTGGAGCATTGCGCCCAGCTCAGAGCCCAGCTGACCGAGTGTGAGGAGAAGGTGCGGTGGATGACCGCCCACGCCGAGGAAATCAAGATGCAGCTCCGCCAGACTCAGCAAGGTAGCTCCTGAATGGGCGTTTGTGCACGGCTGAACCCTTTCCGCACACAACTGTGTATGCTACGAACGCAGTGACACACAACTAATTCAGCATATCTCATCTTAAATGTCGCTACTTTCCCTTCATCTTGCTTTTCCGGTAAATGTTAATAGAAAATCTGGAACTTATCACCTTAAAGTTTTCTTTTTAGTTGGCATAATAGAAAGTTGATCttgaaaaagaaaggaaaagaagccACTACATTTTTTTGGCTGTAGATGGACACATGGAGTTCTTAGACAGTAGTTTTTACATCACTCTTTTTCCAGTCTGTGCTCTTTTATGGTGGTTTATATCTATTTTAAAACTCCAACTCTATTCTCCTTtttactttttttctctcttatgGTGTGTGTGATCCACGCTATGATGGCAGCGCTTGAAAACGAAGTGCTGCGTAACCCAAAGCCCTCTCTAGTGGACCGCTCGGTTCTGGAGCTAACCATTGACAAGATGGTTCCACCTGACATCTATGTGGACAGGGCTCTGATAAGGGGCAGGATGGGTTATGATGATGTGGGTGAAGCAGGTGGGCCATTACGAGGGCACAGGAGCCAGTTGGTTCGGAGCAGCTCTCCGGACTCAGAAACGGAGCTGGTAGCCGGAGCCAAAGCCCGCATCAGGGAGCTGGAGAAGGAAGCTGAGGCCTTGGAGGAGGCTTACAGGAACTACCAGCAGAGGGCAGTGCACACCGCCATCTCACACGTGTTTACCCCGAGACCACGCTCCCCTCAGCGAGCACATCCGTCACGTCTCCCTGACTCACCACAGAGGAGACAAATCCCTCACCGTTCTCGCCCTCAGTCACCCCAGAAACCCCATGTCTCCCCGAGACCACTGTCTCCCCAACGCCAACATGCAACCCACCGTACCGTAGCCACCTCCCCATCCACCTACCACACTAGAACCACCTCACCCACTCCCCAGTCGAGAGCGACCTTCTCGGAGGTCCAGACCCTTCACCGAGAGCAAAGTTTACAGTCTATAGCCGAGCCCCCATTTATGGGAGATGGAGACCCTCAGGACGGCAGCTCTTCTCCCTCAAGACGCCCGTCTTCCACCCCCCACTCCCCCTCCAGAAAGACGAAGCTTCAAACAAAGCTTGCAGAAGGTACTGCAGAGGCTATTTTATCCTGTCAAATCCCTTCAAAGGAATTCGACACTGCAATCCCTTTTATACCTGTCAGGATGTAAACAGTCGGAAGTGTTTCTGTCTTCCCTTTTCATAATGTGTATTCTCCTCCCTCTTGCCCACCATTCAGAGGCCGTTGTGGCTCCAGCTTCATTCCCTGAGCTGTCATCTCAGAGCCGGCTCTCTCCTGTCCCCCATGGCGAGGTGGTGCCCTCGGGGGACTTCCCGCCCAGCTTCACCCCACCTCGCAGCCCTCAGCTCCAGAGCACGGCACGGGACCAGCGCAGGTAGCATCTGGCGTCGCTTTGCCAAGGGCAGAACGGTGTGTTATTTTTAACAGGGGGGACAGTGAATGCTAATGTCTTGTTTTTTCTTCCTATGTCCTCGTTGCCCGCAGTCCACCAAAGGTAGAGAAAGTCTTCTCTAGCTCAGAGTCCTCCCCCCAGCCCGAGAAGATCAGTCTCGAAGACCTCGCCGAGACTCTGTCAGGTACTCTTACACTACACTGGGGTTGTGTTTACTTTGGTTTGTTCACAGCTTTCTTTGTGAAGTATAATGTAATGAAATACTACACCAGTGTGTTCTCACAACGGGTTTCTCGATACACAAATTCTTTCTTATACTAACTGAGGAAAATTGCTGCCACAACTGGGATATTAAAATACAAATTTAACCTCCGTGCatatctacatacagacatatttACGTCCATAAACTCACACGTGACATGACAACACAGGTACAGCTACATATTACATACGTGCATGACAGTCAGTGGGACATGGATAGAGACAAAGACTGTCATTTTCTGTTTAGAGCTGCTATGACACctgtgatttgattttttttcattgtttttttgtgTAATACACTTCCATTGTACATGACTTGCACACGATAATATCCTGTTTACCTGATAGGACAGAGCTTGGGTCTCCTCAACTGAGATGCAGCAGATATAATATGGACTGTTGTGTTTACCAGGCAGTCTACCGTGACCCTGTTTTTAGATTATACACTCTGCTGACCAGAGTCTCATGTCTCCGTTAAGTACTTTAATGGTTTGTGTGCGTGGGGGAGGACAGAAGCCCTCTCCGTAGGACATGGAGCAGAGATGACAGGTCCCATGTGTCATCTGCACACGCTGCGCCTCCTTTAATGccacctgcagcttttcatttttTGAACAGAAGACACAGCGCTTTGACTGCAGCCCGGGATAAACAAAACCATAGCAGGACCACATTCAGGACCACATTCCCACTAATGGGACtgttacaggaaaaaaaaaatttttttttgattttgagacacttagtaatccccgtggggaaattcatgctctgcatttaacccatcccagctgtgtagctaggacccgcgggcagccaccatgcagcgtccggggaccaactctagttggtcttgccatgccttgctcaggggcacagacaggagtattaaccctaacatgcacgtcttattgatgatgggggaaaccgcagcacccggaggaaaccaccacagccacacagaggacggtcctggggtgaccccccccggggttcgaacccaggaccttcttgctgtgaggcgacagcgctaaccactggactacCGTGTCACCCAATTAAATTATATCCCATTTAAATCCTCAATAACTTAAAGTCATTTGTTTTTACTGTGGATATATTATGCATAAAGTCATGAAGTGCCTTTTCCCCCATTAATGTAACTGACCCAAAGCATCTCAGGCTCTCACAGGTCCAAAAGTGCTGAAAAAAGTTTCACAAACCAAAGTGGAAGATGTCTTTATAAAATTTAAGCACATTCCATCTCAATTATTCTTTCCTGTAGTTTTGACGTGTGTTGTTAAATGTCTAAAATATGTCATTTAAACAAGTTTGTTGGAGTGACTTGTGCATCCCTGGTTATTTTCCAGCAAattaacagttaaaaaaaaaaatcacagtaacAGAATGAAGGAAATGCTGTAATGCAGGTTCTGGATTTTAGAACGGCTGTTTTTTAATGAATGTGTGACTGGCCTCCAAAGTGTCCTTTCACTTGCCCCGCACAATGGCGAAGATGAAGGGCAGCTGATTATGTATTCTGTGCTGGTCCTCTTGCTCTGCTGCATTATGGTGGGGCATGAAaagctctctttgtgtgtgtgtctcccttcaGAGCCCAGCCACATTCCAGAGCTGCTCCTGGACACGGCCATCCCTCTCTCCGAGGAGGCCCCTCGGGGCCCCTCTGTCCCCCCACCGCAGGCTCCGCGGGACCTCCCAGACACCCAGATACCCACACGGGCCCAGGGGGGTGAGTAGTTGGTCATCCTTGTTCACAGGAGCCAAATCTTAGTTGACCCTTCCAGGCAAGAATGACCCTCTTGTCTTAAAGGGACATACCGGTGTTTTTATGTTTTAGCCCATATACTACAAATATCATCTACTTTACATTTCTCctgaccattttccaaagcataccGTGATGTTTTTCAAACCTTCCAGGGAGCAATTGGTTTGTATTGATTTCAGCACGGTctgaaaatcaacttgcagagacttgaaacttgGTTGAGATGGGTAACCCAATACAGAGGACATTAGTCGACTCTGTTTTGTTTGAGTTACGGTCTCGTCGTGGGACAATGCAGCTGAAAACACAGATTGTTGTGTCTCCCGGGTCTTCTGGGTGGTGTGTTGTTGTGCTGGTGGGAAGCTCGGACAGTCGAGGTTTGAGAGTCAGCTGCCGAAACGGCAACCTTCTTAATGCAAGAAGCCACCACATTTACATTATCCTTCCTCACGACGGCCACGTGTGATCCTTGTTTATCTCCCGGATCTGATTTTATAACAACACGGCTTGTGAACGCAATGCCGTTCAGCAACCGACTCAAATTTCAGACATCTAAGCTTCCAACCAGATTTGGAtcacacccccctggtgaactcTTCGCATAAGTCCTTGCTTTCAGCGGCATTGTCCTGcactaacatccatccatccattatccaaaccgcttatcctgctcgcagggtcgcggggatgctggagcctgtcccagcagtcactgggcggcaggcggggaaacacccgggacaggccgccaggccatcacagggcccctgcAATAACATGAGTAGAATGTTCACTGTGATGGATCACCTACCAAACAAGTTTCAAGTCTCTGCTAGTTCATACTGTACTGAAGTTAATGGAAACCTATGGCTGACTGGAAAGTAGGAAACCTGcatctaaaaaaaacaacagcatgtGTCGGAAAGTGGTCAGGAGTAATGTCAAGTATGCACCATTTGTAGGAAGTGGACTAAAATGTGCAAAAACACTGATATGTCCCCGTTAAATCTATTGTATGGGTTTTTTTCCTACTAGATCTGCTGTCACGAACACAGTTGTGCGAGCCTTACCAATGCTTGCACCACAATGGAGAGGATGTCTTAGGTCAACCTGTGTGTTTCACAGATGTCCCACAAACCCCGGCAGAGTTGGCCCGACAAACAGATGAAGAGCTGAGATTGGAGAGGAAGGAGCGGGAGGAACGGCGGCAGAGGGAGCTAGAGGAGGCCAAGGAGAGGGAGCAGAAAGAACTGGAGAGATTGGAGAGAGAGATGGTaatgattacccccccccccccttcggctcGTGGTCCTTCTTAAGGTCTGTTTATATTGGTCTCTTTAACCAAGACGTGACTGAACGATCAATGATTCACGCCGTCCATATCTGACCAGACTCAAGAGGTTGAGCAAGCTGGacatgatgaagaagaagaagcagtgaAGGAGAAAATAGCAGggcaaggagaagaagaagaactgaCGATGGAGGAGAAGAGGACTGAGGAGAAATCCCATGGTGGAAACCCCCTGGATCAGTACATGAAGATGGTCCTGGAGGCAAGAGAGAGGGAACAGGCACAGGCGAgttgctcatacacacacacacttttaccggAGTGTTTGCTAAATTGGTTTGTTGATCAGAAGCTCAGTTTTTAATGCAGATTGTGTATTAAATGGCATGTTggatttgttttgttgtttttgttgtttttcagaacCCTGAAAGAGAGGAACCAGCGTACACAAGCCCCGAGGCCAAGAGTTTGTCTGAAGAGAAGAGTGACAGGTAATTCAAACCATCTCACTGAACTAGACAAAAACAGATGTATCATCCAAATGCGTACGGTATGACCTGATTTAATCACCCGAATGCCAATTCACTGATGTCGCACAATTCTCTGGGTATTTATACGCACCGATTTTCCCCAAGGAAAGTTTTACAGGCAACATCATTCCAATTCTGAAAGTGCTCTTTCTGAAACTGGCGATACGAGTGACAGTGTATGCAGTCATACTTTGTTTTAGCTTTTCAACCCAAGAAAAGCTTATTTCAGAAGCGATAACTGATCTGAATCAGAAAACGTGGCCGTGTCCTAACGCTATTTCATTGGGTTTTCAGGCGCCTTAATTTCTTTCCCCCACAAAATGTGTCCTCAGGGGGGTTTTACATCAGGCTGGTGGGTGTGGGACAAACCCTAACAAAAATAATGGAAAATTAATTTTTCTAAGCTATGGGAAAGACATGTTTGAGGAGTAGAATTAATGAAGCGGGGTTCTGGACACAGCAGAAAACCTTTTAGAAATTCGGAACTTGTTTCACAACAAAGAGCCTCCTGATCTCCATCTTTCGTAGGATTCAATATGCAAGGCAACAATTTAATCTTCTTGCCAGTTGATTTGAGATATACTTTTATTTTTTGTCTCTGTGGGCTTCTGCTAATGAACTTTTGTGTCTTCCCAGCATTGCCGCGTATTCACACGAGGCTCTGGATGATGACTTCTGGTGAACGGCTTCTCTGAAGTGCTAATGAAGACTTGCAATGAACTGAAGAAGCCCCTCGATTCATGTAACCCATTTATCATTTATACCGATGTGAACTTGTAGTAGTAAAGTTATTTATTTTTCCAATATGTTTAGTTGACACTACATTTCTTTTGTCAAACCCACTGCATACATACTAATAAGATGAGATATGGAAAATTGCTCGCACACGGATATCAAACAAAAGGAATGTCCACACTGAGATTTAAGGATGcagaaatccatccattatccaggccacTTATCCTaactagggtcgcgggatgctggagcctatcccagcagtcatcgggcggcaggcgtggagacaccctggacaggccgccagtccatcacagggccgacacattcacacctagggacaatttagtatggccgattcacctgacctacatgtctttggactgtgggaggaaaccagagcacccggaggaaacccacgcagacacggggagaacatgcaaactccacacagaggacgacccaggatgacccccaaggtttgacaactccggggctcgaacccaggacctcattgctgtgaggtgaccacgctaaccactggatGCAACAATCTTCTCAAATATTTTATGGTCCATAGTGCTGTAACAAAACAAGTGTCACCAAAAAAGTGTGGCGTGAGAAAAGAAACATACATTTTGGTAAAATACCTCCTTCGGTCTACCGTAAGAGCAGTGTTTTTTGTACGTACTAATAATACATACTTTTAACATACCCCAAAATTTAGTCACTTCTATGTTCATGTCTGCACACAACTCAGGTTCATGCAAAAGACAAACCATACCATGACAAAGTGGAgttcatattttttttatttattttttgttaaaaaaaaaaaagttgacaggCTGGCTGGGTAATGTCATTCAGGGGATTCCAGTCAGGAAGGAAACTGGATTATTGTCCTCCTGCTGATTGATAGGTAGTCTCGATTCTTTTTACTTTTTGGTTCTTTAGACGCGGAACAGCATGAGGGTTTTAGTGACATGCTGCACGGAGCATCATGCACATCGTCCATATGGAGCGTAGACTTTGGCTGAATCTCCAGTTCAGATTGCCATATCCAATTACATGAATAACAAGTGGTTTTTGCAAACTGCTGTGAAGAGTTATGCAAGTCATTTCATAAGGAAGCCCTTGACACTCATTGAAAATATGGATACACTATTGGGTAACAAAATACTTTAGGATTCATATACTCTCGACTTGCATAAAGGAGGAACTACAAAACATCTACGTCTAGCTCTGCTACGGTCATACGCTGGATTAATTCGTGTTCagttagaaaaaaaaaggcaaacgcTGCCCATTATGGATGTCAGTATAAACGACTGCACACCGCTGCAGAGTTTTCTTCATGCAATAAAGAAATAAACATCGAGATATCCCTGTAATTCTTAACTAACAGAAAAAAGATTACACAAGTAATTAAGTCAATATTATAACAATTGCACATCAAAAACAGATGCAATTATGGagttaagaaaaaaaacatttttgagtgggtttttttttatcaccaatagtaataacaataaaagtAAAAACTAAAATTCCTGACTCATAAGACGTTTTATTCACATCTAAACTGGTCTGTAGTTCCACTTCCAGACAACATGTGGACTTAATATTCACAGATTACTAAACTCAAGACGGTCTCCAAACAGTATTTGATTAGTAGGGTTTGCAATAGTAACAAAGCACAAATATGAACATCGTTTTTCCTACATCACTTCCATCATATGGTACAGGTTCTGGAAAGGATCATGTGTTTTAAATCACAAATGGGCCACGTGACAATCtgagggatgggatgggatgccCTCTACGTAGGAGAATATTCTTGGTAAATTCCCTTAAACACAGAAAGGATGATTTCAGTTGTCAATACTTTGATTACGAATGGTATCGAACGCCCTTTTATCTCAGAACCGGCAGCGGTCTACAATTAGAAAGCAAGTTAAGGTTATGGCGTCATGCTTTTCAATGTCATTAATACTGTGTTTGGATCCGTCCAACAGCCATTGTCGACACAACTCTGCAGTAGCGCCCTCCTCTCTCTTCGTGGCATCTTTTTAAGATGCGCCAACGGGTCAAAAGGCCGGGAGCCTTGGCTCGTAGCGGAGAGAAGCGGGCGGGCGGGCGAGTGGTCGTTTCCGGTTACTGAATTCTAGAGTCTAGTGCACACCTGAGGTAGTGGTAGCAGAGGCCGTGGATGTTGTGAATCTGTTTTCTAAAGATTTGAGAAGATTAATCTAGAAACTTAACTGACCTCGTGGAAATGAGAAAGCAGTGCAAGCCCCGGCCGGTCAAAAGGTCACAGATCCGGGCACGCTTTGTCGACGGATGAGGGCAATAACTTTACCAGGGCaagagtaactttttttttggaccccccccccaccccaattgtacttggccaattagcccgctcttccgagccgccccggtcgctgctccaccccctctgccgatccggggagggcggcagactaccaaatgcctcctccgatgcacgtggagtcgccagccgcttcttttcacccgacggtgaggagtttcgccagggggacgtgcggcataggaggatcacgctattccccctcctccacccgaacaggcaccccaactgtccagaggaggcgctagtgtagcgaccaggacacaaacccacatccggtttcccacccgcagacccggccaattgtgtctgtaaggacgccccgaccaagccggagggtaacacggggattcgatccccgtgtcggtaggcaacggaacggaccgccacgccacccggacgccccaaaagtAACTTTGTCGTGTAGTAAAACGAGTTGCCCACGCCGTCCCGCGTTTGTTAACATCCCCTCGATCACATGGCCTCACAAGTTGTGTCGGCGTAAATCGATGACCGCGGTTTGTGTTACGGGTTTGTGTCGTATTCAGAAACAACACAAACTTCGATGCGGTTTCGTACGTAAGGCGTTTCCGAACTGTGCTGGGACGTCAGGTGCCGGGAGTTAAACTGCATCTTTTGattgagaggagaagaagaaaagaaaaaaaattcccttCACATGCAAAACGTCTTCCCTCGTTTGGAAGAAAACAAACTGGCCTCCGCGGTCCAGAGGACCGCCGGGAGTGGAACAATAACCTACACCTTGTGTAAGCATAGTGCAACGTCTCAAGCTTCGCCAGCAGAACTGGCTCTGGAAAAAAAGGGccagagaaaattaaaaaaaatcatatcgTAGTTCAATGTGCGATTTTCTTTTTaccaccagaaaaaaaaaagtgtataaaaaaaaaaccccaacaacagtACAAATGCACCACATAGAAGAGATCCCAACGCACACCCTGGTGAGTTAGTGCAGAAAGCAACACTGACGCATTAGTTTGTTAGGAGCCTGGTTAGTACTGCACAGTGTGAGGCTGGTTGGCAGGTTACTTCAGCTGAATGTTGTCTTGGTCCACAGGGGGGAGCCACTGGTTGACCTttactgtctgtgtgtttgagcGCGTctgtatatatacacgtgtgttatgcatgtgtgtgagtgagtgtgtgtgtgtgtgtgtgtgtgtgtgtgtgtgtgtgtataattctTATGTGTAAGAGTTGAGGCACTCCTTTGAGCGTGACGTGATGTCCTGCAGCTCCTGCTCTTCCTTCA comes from Lampris incognitus isolate fLamInc1 chromosome 11, fLamInc1.hap2, whole genome shotgun sequence and encodes:
- the ofd1 gene encoding centriole and centriolar satellite protein ofd1, whose protein sequence is MSAAKEEALSPDELRKKLYQTFKSRGVLNTLKTQLRNQLIQELKHPVLHGGDAVPRPVAVKPDSLVVSASNSIVADYLQSSGYEYTLSVFYPESGQSKDKIFTTEDVLQLLKISPESALYRSVVMHMLSHQPGFLISLLTQLADHHTQSLRCDADTQTTTISSFRESLVDKMKMIDQEYESLHYRGDKWVSYESKLAACRREIEAQAQAEMNTKMQHFKDVEIAKVKMEEKAKFHKEFEKLRQDMERTYELKTKELINREKNAIDRLQKQQEIEEKNVYMQRQAVLKEIEAVRNRENELKLRMEAFERTCEIHEKKVKSIEELLRRRELAVKTIEDTYDQKLKNELSRYELELKEEFIKRTEKLTENETRNKVESARIQKEMAVIDAKTEAHNKVCAELRRLQTELDTSQQQVSLLNQQKELLRERLETMSDYSTLKRDKVELQGQLRLLKKQLEEAQEENGLLRADSGKPSKEQLVLQMELRRLQSARRLDEEEFDNQKQVLQAQLQSEVEHCAQLRAQLTECEEKVRWMTAHAEEIKMQLRQTQQALENEVLRNPKPSLVDRSVLELTIDKMVPPDIYVDRALIRGRMGYDDVGEAGGPLRGHRSQLVRSSSPDSETELVAGAKARIRELEKEAEALEEAYRNYQQRAVHTAISHVFTPRPRSPQRAHPSRLPDSPQRRQIPHRSRPQSPQKPHVSPRPLSPQRQHATHRTVATSPSTYHTRTTSPTPQSRATFSEVQTLHREQSLQSIAEPPFMGDGDPQDGSSSPSRRPSSTPHSPSRKTKLQTKLAEEAVVAPASFPELSSQSRLSPVPHGEVVPSGDFPPSFTPPRSPQLQSTARDQRSPPKVEKVFSSSESSPQPEKISLEDLAETLSEPSHIPELLLDTAIPLSEEAPRGPSVPPPQAPRDLPDTQIPTRAQGDVPQTPAELARQTDEELRLERKEREERRQRELEEAKEREQKELERLEREMTQEVEQAGHDEEEEAVKEKIAGQGEEEELTMEEKRTEEKSHGGNPLDQYMKMVLEAREREQAQNPEREEPAYTSPEAKSLSEEKSDSIAAYSHEALDDDFW